In Oncorhynchus masou masou isolate Uvic2021 chromosome 28, UVic_Omas_1.1, whole genome shotgun sequence, the DNA window GATGGACATGTTACTGACCCAGTGGTGCCGTGTAATTGTGTTTTGATGGACTGATCTAATGTGTGAGTGGTTTTGAGGATCTTGGGGAGGGAATGGAGGTTAAAGGAGTGAGGGTTGGCAGAGAACTGACAGTTGGAGGAGTGGGGGTGGGCAGTGGGGGTTGGTTGTTAGAGAACTGACAGTTGGAGGAGTGGGGGTGGGCAGTGGGGGTTGGTTGGTAGAGAACTGACAGTTGGAGGAGTGGGGGTGGGCAGTGGGGTTGGTTGGTGGAGGACTGGAGGTGGGCAGTGGGGGTTGGTTGGTAGAGAACTGAcagttggaggagtggaggtgggcAGTGGGGGTTGGTTGGTAGAGAACTGACAGTTGGAGGAGCGGGGGTGGGCAGTGGGGGTTGGTTGGTAGAGAACTGACAGTTGGAGGAGTGGATGTGAGCAGTGGGGGTTGGTTGGTAGAGAACTGAcagttggaggagtggaggtgggcAGTGGGGGTTGGTTGGTAGAGAACTGACAGTTGGAGGAGTGGGGGTGGGCAGTGGGGGTTGGTTGGTAGAGAACTGACAGTTGGAGGACTGGAGGTGGGTAGTGAGGGTTGGTTGGTAGAGAACTGAcagttggaggagtggaggtgggtAGTGGGGGTTGGTTGGTAGAGAACTGACAGTTGGAGGAGTGGGGGTGGGCAGTGGGGGTTGGTTGGTAGAGAACTGAcagttggaggagtggaggtgggcAGTGGGGGTTGGTTGGTAGAGAACTGAcagttggaggagtggaggtgggcAGTGGGGGTTGGTTGGTAGAGAACTGACAGTTGGAGGAGTGGGGGTGGGCAGTGGGGGTTGGTTGGTAGAGAACTGAcagttggaggagtggaggtgggcAGTGGGGGTTGGTTGGTAGAGAACTGACAGTTGGAGCATCCTGGCTGGGGGAGCCCAAGGACAAAAGGACAACCGCTCGTCTCCCACAGACGGAGAGGAGGCATATGCTCGAGGAGTGAGCATTGGGAAGATGGATGGACTTTTCTTTTTTAAGAAATACATAAACAGGGGGCACCACCTACCCACACCCTTACTAGAGCCTTGCAATTCTTGGTGAAAGGTAGGGCAACAATCTTAAAGGGGGGGTTCAGTATTTTACAACTTTTACAACTAAAAGTTCAATGGTTCTGCACCATTTAAGCAGCCTATGGGCCAAAAGCAATTGTAATCAACGGGTTGGTTTTCTTTACAAAGCCACTTTAGTCACCACTAGAAAAAAATCTACCCGACAATGTACTGCCTGTTGAAGACATGTCTGTCTCTTCCACCCCAGGAACTCTGCTCATAAGACTAATTTATCCTCCATGGTCACAATATGTGGAATTGTGGCACCACTACACACTCAAGGTTACACAGTTCTAGAACTGGCATTTTGGAGAATTAATTAATTGTTGTGAGACCTCGCTCTCTGTCGGACTCCACAATCCCTACCCCTTCCGAAATTTGAATCACTGATTTTCTTTGTGTGTGAAGAGGCTATAGTTTGTATATTTTTGGTTGTTCAAACGTGTTTGATTTTGTGTTTGATTTTAAGTTGACATTAAGCACGTTCACGTGCACAAAGGATGTTCTTCCACTCATTTTGTGTTAGATTTAACGCGGCACGCTCACTTCCGTTTACAAATGGAGGATAACACAATTGGGTTTCTGAGCAGCTAGATTAGTGATGAAACAACAGGATAGACGTTTCTGATTTAGAATTTTTTTTATGACGTTTAAACAAACTGACGATGCAGATATCTGTGTTAAAGCCTGAGTATATTCACCTGTCCTTATTTGAAGATGTCACTCTCAACAAAAGCTGGGGTACTGTAAGTATGTGACTGGAAACAACGAATGTAAGGCAAAATGTCACTATGCCTTTATCTTCTTGTCACATTCTCAAACATCTTGTTATACTTGGACTTTGACTGTATTGTACAAAAAAATGTTTCCTTAAAAGTGAAGCGCTTCACTGTTTCTTAATGCAAACATCAAGTCACAGCAAGACCCAACTGAAGAATAAGAGGAATGGGTTCCATCAAATCTTTAGCGAAAAGTAATGTGATACAAATATGAACTATATACTGAGAAAACACTGCTGTACTTTTATCCTAGTTCTTTTATATACTGAGGAAAATCTAAACTTTTGTCTCTTATTGTTGTAAATTATGTCAGAAATTATTTGACAGTAGTTCTTTGCTGGGTTGTTCGATATCTGCATTAGTTTGCACTGTTTTCACATTCTACTTTCAGTGACGCTGGACATTTCTTATGTTGATACTGTTCATACAAGGTTTTGCATAGAAAGCAAGAGTTCAAAAATATGCAATAAAGACTGCACTGTATAGAGGATTCTACACAAACACAACCTTGTTGTTATTGAACTGTAAATATGTGTTAAAAAAAATGTCGGGAGATTCTTATAATAAAAAGTCAGCACCTTTCAATTATAAGGCGATGGATACTGTACCTCTAGTTGCTCGAGTGTCCCTTCAATTTATAGGAGCTTTTGGAGTTAGTTAGCATTAGCCTAGTGCAGCTGAGCCCAGCTTTGAGGAACAACGACTGGTTCTGATTTGTGAGGGAAATACCTTACCTTTATATCTGTGTTGCAGCTCATAAGATCTGAATATAAATGGTCAACATGCTAAAAGAATCTGCCCCCCCAAAACACTGTAAACAAACATCCTGAGAAAGTAATTGATCTTTCTTAAAACCCAATTTATTAACACACAAGGtccaaaaaaacactactaaGGGTCTTCAGAAGACACAATAGTTCCAGTTTTTGACTTCGGGGAATAGGGTGGTCAATAAGCAGATCACACTGCAGATCCAATGAGTGACAGACAGAAACATGGCTAGAAAATAAGATAATCAGTACAACTACCAGCTAAAGAAGGGAATAAAAAGAAGCCAGGCAGTGATTGTGTGACTGTGTTCTTTATAATCGTGAGAGATGTACAAAcgagaaaaacaaacagaaaaaaaataaaaaggaggtggaggggatgtggagggaaggtggaggtgatgtggagggaagggaaggtggaggggatatggaggggaggggatatggaggggaggggatatgaTATGGAGGGGATATGATAtggaggggatatggaggggaggggatatgaTATGGAGGGGATATGATAtggaggggatatggaggggaggggatatggAGGGGATGTGGAGGGGATATACAGGGGATGTGGAGGGGATATACAGGGGATGTGGAAGGGgatatggaggggaggggatatgatatggaggggatatggaggggaggggatatgaTATGGAGGGGATATGATATGGAGGGGATATGATAtggaggggatatggaggggaggggatatggaggggatatggaggggaggggatatgaTATGGAGGGGATATGATATGGAGGGGATATGATATTTAGGGgatatggaggggaggggatatggaggggaggggatatggaggggaggggatatggaggggaggggatatggAGGGGATGTGGAGGGAAGATACAGGGGATGTGGACAGGGGATGTGGAGGGAAGATACAGGGGATGTGGACAGGGGATGTGGAGGGAAGATACAGGGGATGTGGAGGGGATGTAGACAGGGGTTGTGGAGGGAAGATACAGGGGATGTGGACGGAAGATACAGGGGATGTGGAGGGAAGATACAGGGGATGTGGAGGGAAGATACAGGGGATGTGGAGGGAAGATACAGGGGATGTGGACAGGGGATGTGGAGGGAAGATACAGGGGATGTGGAAGGAAGATACAGGGGATGTGGAGGGGATGTGGACAGGGGATGTGGAGGGAAGATACAGGGGATGTGGAGGGAAGATACAGGGGATGTGGAGGGGGAGGTGATGTGGAGGTATGGACACCATCTACATCAGCAATAAATAGACACACCAAGGACTTTTGCCCAACGTAGATATGGATTAAAACATAATGGAGTATCCTTGATGGTAAGGTAAAGACTGTTGTCACTGAATGTTCACTCATTCAATAAATACTGTGCTGCTGTCTTGACCAAGTGTTAGAGTGAGATTTAATTTGCATTGCTCGGATTCTTAAACCACACTCCAGTGTCGATCAAAAGTTACCACAGCCGCTAAGAAAGGTGCATACAAACCATAGGGTTCCTTGAAAAGCGATATATAAAtcccatgtattattattattcaatgAATACTAGGGGTGAGTGCAGTACTAATGATTGTAGGCTCTGGTAAAATCAAGTTTTCTTATAAACACAATGAATACTTAGGGATGTCTAGATATAGCCAGTTAAATATTGACAGCTAATCACTAATCACTTGTGAATTAATTATCGCTAACTTGAGTAATGTATGACTAGCTAATCAACGTCACTAACACCGTGCTTCAGAGAAAAGTCTGTATTTTGGCTTTATTTTGCAAACCTTTTTGACAAAATCAATTAAAAAGTTCCATATTATAAATGCATATTGTAGTATAGGTGAATCATCGTCTAAAACTGGGGGAAATATTTTGCAAACCATTTCAGGATGGACTAAGAAAGACTTAAATGTCACTGAAGTTCTTGCTAACTCATTAGTCCCGTTCTCCATATGCTGTTGTGACCAGAGAGGAGAAAAGCGCTAACTCTGAGGAGGAGTTCCAAAAGATGAAACTTGACTTAATGTTTCTAGTATTAGCCGACACAGTACTTGATATCTCTTTAATCAATCATACACTGTACATTCTATTTTGTTCCCTCTACATACAAAGCAAGGACCAAGATGTGTTCCAATTAAATTTTCCACAGACATCATTTGACATGATTTTGCTCCACAGCCTTACTGTATCTTCCACCACACTGTTAGCCTTTAGCATTAGCATGTAGGAGTTCTCCCAAATGTTAGCCCCAACATGACTCCATGAATGTGATTACCCACAAGGCGGTGGGGGTTTATTTGTAGCAGTTGTCGGGACAAACGTCCTATAGTGTCACAGACTAGTGTCATCTTAGTTCTTGGTCTAGGTCCTGATTTGAGTCATTTCGGATCCAAACGGAAGCGCACTGGCAATCCGTTGCAATCGCAACTGACAACGGTAGCCATTTTGTCAGTACATACTTTACACTCTTGCACACATAGTAGCAGCACACTGAGCAAGCAGCCAGTGACTCAGTAGTAGATGATCACTGTCCTCAGACACAGAAAACATGATAACACTTAGAATAAGGCCAAAATCAACAAAGGGTTAGGGAATACATGGGATGAGTTTAAATAGCAAACATGATTGGTGCAACATGGTTGTTCTATAGTCCTCTCCTACTACATAGGAATTTACAATCATGGCATCTTAAAGTTTGACAAATGAATTAGCAAAAGTTTCACCTGAAAGATTGCTGTAACCGGCATAACGTAAACCAAGGTCCACAAACAACCCCGTTCAGTCAAAATGTTCTGGTGGATTTGCTTCAGTCAATGACAACGGTCCATTAGTTAGTCCAGGCAAACAAAATCATGTATCATTCGAGAGTTTCCTCTACAAACATGACGCCGCTGAACACATTGAGGGTGGACGGACTGCATGTTAGTGATGTGCCACAGATCGGACTAGAACACCGCTAAGCTGGGAAATCCACAAACTACTAGCTACTCTAATGATTAGCATTACCATCGTAGCAACAGACACGGCTCTGACAGTTTCTCAGACATGATGGCCTTTTGGTGCCGGGTCCCAGGATAGAGTCAAGATGTGTTTTAGAGGCCACACGCCTTCCAGTTTGAGCTAAGCTAACGTCTAAGTGAAGGCATTGAACACACACAGCTAACACCAAGGGATACTGTGCAAGAGCGTGCTAGCATGGGCTGTGCATGGTTGGCATATACAGCGTACTGAAAGAAGCAAGGCCGGGTTGACAGTCCCATTCCAGACTgaaggacgagagagaggagagaggagagagaggggagagagagacatagagagaggagagagaggagggagagagagaaacatagaaccagagagagggagagagagaaacatagaaccagagagagggagagaggagggggagagagagacagagagagagggagacagagagagagggagaaagagagagagacggagagagagaaacagagacagagagagggggagagagagagagacaaagagagggagacatagagagagagggagagacagagagagacggagagagagagagagacagagacggatagagagagagagaaacatagaaagggagagacagagagagacagagagagaggagagagagaaacagagagagacatagagagagacggggagagagagaaacagagacagaga includes these proteins:
- the LOC135517062 gene encoding uncharacterized protein LOC135517062 — its product is MPPLRLWETSGCPFVLGLPQPGCSNCQFSTNQPPLPTSTPPTVSSLPTNPHCPPPLLQLSVLYQPTPTAHLHSSNCQFSTNQPPLPTSTPPTVSSLPTNPHCPPPLLQLSVLYQPTPTTHLHSSNCQFSTNQPSLPTSSPPTVSSLPTNPHCPPPLLQLSVLYQPTPTAHLHSSNCQFSTNQPPLLTSTPPTVSSLPTNPHCPPPLLQLSVLYQPTPTAHLHSSNCQFSTNQPPLPTSSPPPTNPTAHPHSSNCQFSTNQPPLPTPTPPTVSSLTTNPHCPPPLLQLSVLCQPSLL